The Alteromonas macleodii ATCC 27126 genome segment CCTACTTCATAGTTAGTAGCAGTAATATTGTCAGACGCCGTAAAACAGTTATTTGCGCGAACCGCCGCTTGAGCGCCTTCGATATCATCAAAGCCACCTGCACCGAAGAACTCACCAATTAGGCAGTAAGGACGTGCTGGGAATTGACCCGACTGGTAGCCAGACTGAATTGTCGCATAGCCTGTCATGCCATTTTCAAATGTGTAGTTAGTGGCGAGTTCCCACGTCACTTCGTCCCAATCATTTGAATCATAGATAGTACCAAGTGCTGAAAATACGTTCGCTGATGCTTCTTTTTCATCTTTCGTGTAACGAAGGCCACCAGAAAGGCTAAGCTCATCAGTTAAGTCACGGCGAACGTTAACGTAAACCGCTTTTGAAGTGGTTTCTTGATCGAGCTCTAGCAGGTTAGCCCCACCGTCAAAACTAGAGTCATCACCTTGACGGTTGCTACCTTCTTCATTGAAGTAGTAAACACCAGCAACAAAGTCAGTGTATTCGTTGATATAGCCGTTAAGCTGAAGTTCGATTGATGTTTGATCGGCTTCGCCACGCTCAGGGAACTGATCCAACGAGTAAATTGTACCGTCATCATCAAGACCTGCTTTGTACTTAGATGTACGCTGGCTTGCAACAACCTTTGCAGTGTAGTCTTCGTTAATGTCCCACTCCGTAGTGAGTGAAAGACCACGCGCTTCGTTCGACACGCCAGTTACTGCTTCAGTACCTGTTGCATTGTCGTAGATATCAGCGCCTTCAGGTGTCACATCTGTGTTTCGTAACGGTACGCCAACACCATTCTGACCACCGAAGTAGCGATCTGAACCCACTTCATCAATTAGCACAGTGTAAGGACGCAGACCGCCGTCACCATTGTTAGCATCTGCAGTTAATACCATGCGGAAGTCATTTGATGGCTCCCACTTAAGAGAAACGCGGCCAGAAACATCTTCAGTCTCACCAACATCGTACTCGGCGTTAGGCACGTTGATGAACTCACCAAGACCATCGCGCTTGTTAAATGACAGGTTCATGTTAAACGCTACGGTTTCTGAAAGACCGTGGTTAACAAAAAGATCAGCTTTAACGCGACCACGTGTACCAAATTCAGTGTTGATTTTGGTTACATCACCTTGGTCTGGCTCTTTTGTGATGATGTTAATTGCACCACCAATCGAGTTACGACCATATAGCGTACCTTGAGGGCCACGAAGTACCTCAATACGCTCAATATTATTTAGGCTCCAGTTTTGACCAACCTGACGGCCCAGATAAACACCGTCTACATAAACACTCACACCCGGATCGGTTGTGATTAGGTGATCTTGAAGACCAATACCACGAATAAATGGGTTTACAGACGATGTGTGGCCGGCAGAGAAACCAGTAACATTTAGGTTTGGAACGAATTTACCAACGTCAGTCAGGTCAGTAATACCTTGGTCAGCTAACTTGTCGCCATCGAAGGCGCTAATAGCAATTGGAACTTCATAGATAACTTGAGGGCGTTTTGTTGCGGTAACGGTAATGGCTTCAAATTGTTGCTCTTCAGTTGCTTCTGCTTCTTGGGCAACGGCAATATTTGAAATTGCTGGAACGGTCATCGCTACTGCTAGTGCGACAGGTGAAAGCTTACTGGCGAGTGCCTTAGACACGTCAGTATTGGTTTTCATGGTATAACCCCTTTGCGTGAGTGTTAGGTGTAATAATATTTTTAGGCCGCTTCAAGTTCTTCTTTGGAACTTTGAAAGACTAAACTCACTAATTTAAGAGGCGCACATAACCTTGTGCTTATACTGGATTACAGGCAATAAAAAAGTAAGTCGCAATAAAACATTACAAACTTACTTTCAATGAAACTCTGCTTTAAAAGTAGAACTTACTTTTCCAGCCCTCTAAAATTCAGTACGAAGAATTTAGGCTTGAAGACTGGAACGATATGTTACCGTTAGATTACGATCTTGCAAAGTAAAATATTACACTTTTACTAAAATAAGACTTCAAAATTAGACTAATTGGTTAGGTTAAGCATCAAACAAAAAGTATGTATAAATTCCATAAAAACAATCAGATATAATAAAGATAATTTACTCTATCTCTTCACAACACCTAAGCGAATAAAGTAAAGAAGACCTAGACCAGATGGACAAACTTTAAACAAATCACCATTGGCTTGAATCATTCTTTAGCT includes the following:
- a CDS encoding TonB-dependent receptor — its product is MKTNTDVSKALASKLSPVALAVAMTVPAISNIAVAQEAEATEEQQFEAITVTATKRPQVIYEVPIAISAFDGDKLADQGITDLTDVGKFVPNLNVTGFSAGHTSSVNPFIRGIGLQDHLITTDPGVSVYVDGVYLGRQVGQNWSLNNIERIEVLRGPQGTLYGRNSIGGAINIITKEPDQGDVTKINTEFGTRGRVKADLFVNHGLSETVAFNMNLSFNKRDGLGEFINVPNAEYDVGETEDVSGRVSLKWEPSNDFRMVLTADANNGDGGLRPYTVLIDEVGSDRYFGGQNGVGVPLRNTDVTPEGADIYDNATGTEAVTGVSNEARGLSLTTEWDINEDYTAKVVASQRTSKYKAGLDDDGTIYSLDQFPERGEADQTSIELQLNGYINEYTDFVAGVYYFNEEGSNRQGDDSSFDGGANLLELDQETTSKAVYVNVRRDLTDELSLSGGLRYTKDEKEASANVFSALGTIYDSNDWDEVTWELATNYTFENGMTGYATIQSGYQSGQFPARPYCLIGEFFGAGGFDDIEGAQAAVRANNCFTASDNITATNYEVGIKGRVNDYFDISVAVFNTEFEDLPYQVSRVSEGGFDTANLVVEQTSRGVEADATFTYGNFSMMTSVGYMDVDVEEQDGFNPVAPLTPDLTLAIGPQYTFELDGGDSIRVRADYSYRAEMYGEPTSAPERMTKLDSRELVNFDIAYTPANDAYTVALYGRNIFDERYDNARLNTGDYILQILSNDASEFGVRFSTEF